TTATCAGCCTTAGGCTTGGTGGATTTGTTGTTTATGGCAGGGCTTGTTTTAATGGTATTGCTCGCCAGTTATGAAAGCTTTGTTTCCAAATTAGACAAGGTGGATGCTAGTGAAATCACCTGGCTAAAACACACGGATTTTAACGCTTTAAAGTTAAAGGTTTCGCTCTCCATTGTAGCCATTTCGGCGATTTTTTTGCTCAAACGCTACATGAGTTTAGAAGACGTTTTATCCAGTATTCCTAAAGACACGCCTCTATCGCATAACCCCATTTTTTGGCAAGTGGTGATCCATTTGGTGTTTGTGTGTTCAGCGCTTTTAGCCGCCGTTACCAATAATATCGCTTTTTCGCAAAATAAAGCGCATTAAAAGTTTTAAAGCTCTCTTTCAGGAAGGACTTTAGACCATTCTTTAATCAAGCGTAAAAAGAAGGAAGTATCAGGCGAAGTTTTTTCATGGATTAAAATGCCTTCTTCCACCGCTTCCCAAATCACTCTATGCCGATACACCACCAGATGCCATGATTGTTGGGCATGATCTTTAAGCGACAAACGCACCCTTTTAGCAAAAGACGGGTTGTCAAACAAAACTGCGCTTTCAGTGTTGATGTATGCAGAGCGCGGATCAATATTGAAACTCCCTAGAAGCGTTAAATTGTCATCAAAAACAATCGTCTTGCCGTGTAAGGAATGTTTGGTGCTAAAGTGCCCTTTAATCTGGCGGTTGAAAAAATCGTTTCGTATTTCATAGACATTCGCGCCCATTCGCACTAATTGGTTGCGATACCTTTCCCATGCCCCA
The Helicobacter pylori genome window above contains:
- a CDS encoding TIGR00645 family protein; this translates as MLEKLIERVLFATRWLLAPLCIAMSLVLVVLGYAFMKELWHMLSHLNTISETDLVLSALGLVDLLFMAGLVLMVLLASYESFVSKLDKVDASEITWLKHTDFNALKLKVSLSIVAISAIFLLKRYMSLEDVLSSIPKDTPLSHNPIFWQVVIHLVFVCSALLAAVTNNIAFSQNKAH